A window of the Gemmatimonadota bacterium genome harbors these coding sequences:
- a CDS encoding arylsulfatase — MILLPNIIFILCDDIGYGDLGCYGQKVIPTPRLDQLASESMRFTQCYTGSSICAPSRAVLMTGLHSGHTRVRDNMGIVGGVGDQKRVPLEPEDFTVAEMLKEAGYTTGITGKWGLGEPDTTGIPTRKGFDEWFGYLNQRNAHSYYPPYLWHNEEKVILKGNLDGQENDYSHDMIFDFACDFIRNNSDGPFFLYLPWTLPHGRYEIPDASAWDDKPWTDDEKVYAAMITKIDTQVGQIADLLRELGIKDNTLLFFGSDHGAARRWEPFGSCGALRGQKGTMYEGGLRTPMIVHWPARIPAGAVSDQVWYYTDFMPTVADVIGTDAPENMDGVSILPTLLGESQDIGDRFLYWERFGGGFKQAVRWKNWKAVRNPSPRLLDEPLELYDLDRDIGEENDVAAEHPDVIAEIENFMKDAHTDSPNWPIGVKGSQG, encoded by the coding sequence ATGATTTTATTGCCCAACATTATCTTCATCCTCTGCGATGATATTGGCTATGGCGATCTGGGTTGTTATGGGCAAAAGGTTATTCCCACCCCCCGCTTGGATCAGCTTGCGTCGGAATCCATGCGGTTCACACAGTGTTATACCGGGTCTTCTATCTGCGCGCCATCTCGTGCGGTTTTGATGACGGGTTTGCACAGTGGGCACACGAGGGTGCGCGACAATATGGGCATTGTAGGGGGTGTGGGAGACCAGAAACGAGTGCCGCTCGAGCCGGAGGATTTTACGGTTGCCGAGATGCTTAAGGAGGCGGGATATACCACTGGGATAACCGGCAAATGGGGGTTGGGTGAGCCCGATACGACGGGTATTCCCACCCGCAAGGGATTTGATGAATGGTTTGGCTATCTCAACCAGCGCAACGCGCATTCGTATTATCCGCCTTATTTGTGGCACAATGAAGAGAAAGTTATTCTCAAAGGGAATCTGGATGGCCAGGAGAACGACTATTCTCACGATATGATTTTTGACTTTGCCTGTGACTTTATTCGCAACAATAGCGATGGTCCGTTTTTTTTGTACTTGCCGTGGACATTGCCGCACGGGAGATATGAAATTCCCGATGCGAGCGCCTGGGACGATAAACCCTGGACGGATGATGAGAAAGTTTATGCGGCGATGATTACAAAAATTGATACACAGGTTGGGCAAATTGCGGATTTGTTGCGCGAACTGGGGATAAAGGATAATACGCTTTTGTTTTTTGGTTCTGACCATGGGGCCGCACGCCGGTGGGAACCGTTTGGCAGTTGTGGTGCTTTGCGCGGGCAAAAAGGTACGATGTATGAAGGTGGTTTGCGAACGCCTATGATTGTGCATTGGCCGGCTCGTATCCCGGCAGGTGCTGTGAGCGATCAGGTGTGGTATTATACCGATTTTATGCCTACGGTTGCAGACGTGATCGGCACAGACGCGCCAGAGAATATGGATGGCGTGAGCATATTGCCGACGCTTTTGGGCGAGTCACAGGATATTGGAGATCGCTTTTTGTACTGGGAGCGCTTTGGCGGGGGCTTCAAACAAGCCGTGCGCTGGAAAAACTGGAAGGCCGTGCGCAATCCGTCGCCCCGGTTGCTCGACGAACCGCTTGAGTTATACGACCTGGACAGGGATATTGGTGAAGAAAACGATGTCGCCGCAGAGCATCCGGATGTGATCGCCGAAATCGAGAACTTCATGAAAGATGCGCACACGGACTCCCCGAATTGGCCGATTGGTGTGAAGGGGTCGCAGGGGTGA
- a CDS encoding S41 family peptidase has product MFVRRKVAVFTTLIGVLCVYLVLDSRLVTGEDAYAKLGRGFDEIQQAYTLLFNEYVDELKAEDLSNTAISGMLWDLDPYTTFFDSNDLKQLQIETQGKFGGLGIMISKRGKDDGPPVVMNVIEGTPADTSKLVVGDRIVAIDGDPTFDKDLREIVNILRGDPGAGVTIKIERPGMEEPFDQPIIRARIDISSVQIPGEVDSDIGYISMSWLSSSRFTERTGGELQRAVIKSLNNGATGIILDLRGNPGGLLNAAVDVVDKFLPSNHLVVSTRGRLREQSRSHKTRNDPILPADIPLVILVDERSASASEIVAGAIQDWDRGLIVGTQTFGKGSVQTVRPLGRDGDKALKLTTAAYYTPSGRSIHNAEKRRYRGGPIEITVGNSTKVSAYELFGIIGQAERREDVIIELEERFGLEDYLAEEVLGMRLEGLLGLASSEHNGPEDIDPEKVFTTRVNKRKVYGGGGIKPDVVVQQARRPRLVLGLLRAGLIFDFAVDFATKQSFPSRFEDYTLPEDIVDQFWTFMADSVNAGGFSYQTDTEIKVQEIKETLKENDVFTDDTITALNQLSQVAEREREADYDKARPYIRLEIERALANRVWGTNGKILAALKGDKQFQEAVRLLKDRAVYAQKLALVKE; this is encoded by the coding sequence ATGTTTGTCCGAAGAAAAGTCGCCGTTTTTACAACTTTAATTGGTGTTTTGTGTGTTTATCTCGTGCTCGATTCCCGGTTGGTGACCGGCGAAGATGCGTATGCAAAATTGGGTCGTGGGTTTGATGAGATTCAACAGGCCTATACCCTGCTCTTCAACGAGTATGTCGATGAGTTGAAGGCAGAGGATTTGAGCAACACTGCTATTTCTGGCATGCTGTGGGATCTGGATCCCTATACCACCTTTTTTGATAGTAACGACCTCAAGCAACTCCAGATCGAAACGCAGGGCAAATTTGGCGGGCTGGGCATTATGATCAGCAAGCGAGGAAAGGATGATGGCCCGCCAGTTGTGATGAATGTTATTGAAGGCACGCCTGCGGATACCTCAAAGCTCGTTGTAGGAGATCGCATTGTTGCCATTGACGGAGATCCGACTTTTGATAAGGACCTGCGCGAAATTGTCAATATTTTACGAGGTGATCCAGGTGCTGGTGTGACCATTAAAATTGAACGACCGGGGATGGAGGAACCATTTGATCAGCCAATTATTCGGGCGCGTATTGACATTTCAAGTGTACAAATTCCGGGCGAAGTCGATTCCGATATCGGATATATTTCCATGTCCTGGCTCAGTTCTTCTCGATTTACTGAACGCACGGGAGGGGAGTTGCAACGGGCAGTGATAAAGTCGCTCAACAATGGTGCTACGGGGATTATCCTGGACCTGCGCGGCAATCCGGGCGGTTTGCTCAACGCAGCGGTTGATGTGGTCGATAAGTTTTTGCCATCCAATCATCTGGTGGTGTCAACCAGAGGTCGCCTTCGCGAGCAGAGTCGCAGTCACAAAACGCGGAACGATCCCATATTGCCCGCCGATATTCCACTTGTGATCCTGGTTGACGAGCGCAGTGCCAGTGCATCAGAAATTGTCGCTGGCGCAATTCAGGATTGGGATCGGGGTTTGATTGTGGGCACGCAAACATTTGGGAAAGGCTCTGTACAAACCGTGCGTCCATTGGGTCGTGATGGCGATAAAGCGTTGAAGTTGACGACAGCAGCCTATTATACGCCGAGCGGGCGCAGCATTCACAATGCTGAAAAACGCCGATATCGCGGCGGTCCCATTGAGATTACAGTGGGAAATTCAACCAAGGTCTCGGCTTATGAACTCTTTGGCATTATAGGTCAGGCCGAACGGCGAGAAGATGTTATTATAGAACTCGAGGAGAGATTTGGTCTGGAAGACTACCTGGCAGAAGAGGTCCTTGGAATGCGATTGGAAGGGTTGTTGGGGTTGGCTTCCAGCGAGCATAACGGACCCGAAGATATCGATCCTGAAAAGGTATTTACAACGCGCGTGAACAAGCGCAAAGTCTATGGTGGTGGCGGGATTAAGCCCGATGTGGTGGTGCAACAAGCGCGCAGGCCGCGGCTGGTGCTGGGGTTATTGCGCGCAGGCCTGATCTTTGATTTTGCGGTTGATTTTGCAACAAAGCAATCATTCCCCAGTCGATTTGAAGACTACACATTGCCCGAAGATATTGTCGATCAATTCTGGACTTTTATGGCAGATTCGGTCAACGCCGGTGGTTTTTCATATCAAACGGATACAGAGATTAAGGTACAGGAGATCAAAGAAACACTGAAAGAGAACGATGTATTTACAGACGACACAATAACCGCACTCAATCAATTGTCACAGGTTGCAGAGCGCGAGCGCGAAGCCGATTATGACAAGGCCAGGCCGTATATCCGGCTGGAAATTGAACGGGCATTGGCCAATCGCGTGTGGGGCACTAATGGCAAAATTTTAGCGGCGCTAAAGGGTGACAAGCAGTTTCAGGAGGCGGTTCGTCTGTTAAAGGATCGGGCTGTTTATGCTCAAAAATTGGCGTTGGTAAAAGAGTAA
- the rsmG gene encoding 16S rRNA (guanine(527)-N(7))-methyltransferase RsmG: MQPDEAIELAERSFDLSFSPEQIVLLTQYVDLLTDWSARVRLISRNDRNFIWERHILDCLSLVPHLPIDGPLLDLGSGAGLPGIVIKIMRSDLEVYLLEPARMKTLFLRETITALGLQNTFAIRSRAETLVGDSPKFMIGTARAVARLPQLWHWVEPFLAPQGVLIAMKGPGSLSEFTNGVPDHIYAAETTLTLPFSRRKRSFVFLKRC; this comes from the coding sequence ATGCAACCCGATGAAGCCATTGAGCTTGCGGAAAGATCCTTTGACCTTTCTTTTTCCCCAGAACAGATCGTGTTGCTCACGCAATACGTCGATTTGCTTACCGATTGGTCGGCTCGTGTTCGATTGATCTCCCGCAATGACCGCAATTTTATATGGGAACGTCATATTCTCGATTGTCTTTCATTGGTACCGCACCTGCCAATAGATGGTCCCCTCCTTGATTTGGGTTCGGGTGCTGGTCTGCCGGGTATTGTGATCAAGATTATGAGGTCCGACCTCGAAGTATATCTCCTCGAACCCGCTCGCATGAAAACACTTTTTCTCAGGGAAACGATCACAGCGCTTGGACTTCAAAACACTTTTGCAATTAGAAGCCGCGCTGAGACACTTGTTGGAGATTCCCCTAAATTTATGATTGGTACAGCGCGCGCAGTAGCAAGGCTCCCTCAACTCTGGCATTGGGTTGAACCCTTTCTCGCTCCCCAGGGCGTACTTATCGCAATGAAAGGACCGGGTTCTCTCAGTGAGTTTACAAATGGTGTTCCAGACCACATTTATGCCGCAGAAACCACCTTGACTTTACCATTTTCACGGCGAAAGCGTTCCTTTGTCTTTCTTAAAAGATGTTGA
- a CDS encoding CDP-alcohol phosphatidyltransferase family protein, whose translation MIEKVKDDVAEILAPSTEFLVEKRFTPDLLTMIGFVFNIGAAVLFGFGLYMWAGLTVLVAGVFDFLDGQVARKGKTESKFGALLDSTVDRYSEIFIWFGIAISFIRADDLWTSAAVFFALAGSLMVSYVRARIEGLGAECKVGFMQRPERVIAIGAGGVIVPLIGDIGLIVVVWAIALLGNFTAMERVIHFRKLTKP comes from the coding sequence GTGATTGAAAAAGTTAAAGATGATGTCGCCGAGATTTTGGCACCATCTACAGAATTTCTCGTAGAAAAGCGTTTTACGCCCGATTTGTTGACCATGATCGGGTTTGTTTTCAATATAGGTGCCGCGGTGCTCTTTGGCTTTGGATTGTATATGTGGGCCGGGTTGACGGTGCTTGTTGCAGGTGTTTTTGACTTCCTCGACGGGCAGGTGGCGCGCAAGGGCAAGACAGAGTCCAAATTTGGTGCGCTTCTCGATTCCACTGTTGATCGATATTCCGAAATTTTCATCTGGTTTGGCATTGCGATCAGTTTTATACGAGCCGATGATCTCTGGACGAGCGCGGCGGTCTTTTTTGCACTGGCAGGATCTTTGATGGTGAGCTATGTGCGCGCGCGCATTGAGGGCCTTGGGGCAGAGTGCAAAGTCGGTTTTATGCAGCGGCCCGAGCGCGTTATTGCCATTGGCGCTGGCGGGGTGATCGTTCCTTTGATTGGGGATATCGGTCTGATAGTCGTGGTCTGGGCAATTGCTCTGTTGGGAAATTTTACTGCGATGGAGCGGGTAATTCACTTTCGAAAGCTGACAAAACCATAG
- a CDS encoding fumarylacetoacetate hydrolase family protein has product MRLVTFTHQGQRRIGARSGDSIIDLSTADPSIPSTMKEFLEAGDNAISAAQTVVDSGTHAISATDVIIHAPIDNPEKIICIGLNYADHAAESSLPIPDEPIVFSKYASSIIGPDENIVAPSASTQVDYEVELVVVIGKSGRNISEEDALGHVAGYMVGHDVSARDYQLEKPGTQWMMGKTFDTFAPIGPDLVTADDVPDPHNLGIRCILNGETVQDSNTSQLIFGVPKLIAYLAHVFTLTPGDLIFTGTPPGVGMAREPQLWLKHGDHVICEIDGLGRLENPVISD; this is encoded by the coding sequence ATGCGACTCGTTACATTTACGCACCAGGGACAACGTCGGATCGGTGCCCGATCAGGCGATTCAATCATCGATCTCAGTACTGCCGACCCGTCAATACCCTCCACCATGAAAGAATTTCTCGAAGCGGGCGATAATGCCATTTCCGCGGCTCAAACAGTAGTTGATAGTGGGACCCATGCCATTTCTGCAACCGATGTCATCATTCATGCGCCCATCGACAATCCAGAAAAAATCATTTGCATAGGTCTCAACTATGCAGATCATGCCGCTGAAAGCAGTTTGCCCATTCCCGATGAACCCATTGTCTTTTCCAAATACGCATCATCCATCATCGGCCCCGATGAGAATATCGTAGCCCCCAGCGCGAGTACCCAGGTTGACTACGAAGTCGAGCTTGTCGTCGTTATCGGCAAAAGCGGCCGCAACATCTCTGAAGAAGATGCTCTCGGCCACGTTGCGGGCTACATGGTTGGACACGATGTGAGTGCTCGTGATTACCAACTCGAAAAACCAGGTACACAATGGATGATGGGCAAAACCTTTGACACATTTGCTCCAATAGGTCCTGACCTGGTCACAGCCGACGATGTGCCCGATCCTCATAACCTGGGTATTCGTTGTATTCTTAATGGCGAAACAGTACAGGATTCCAATACTTCTCAACTAATTTTCGGCGTCCCCAAACTCATTGCTTATCTCGCACATGTATTCACGCTTACCCCCGGAGATTTGATTTTTACCGGCACACCACCCGGTGTGGGTATGGCGCGCGAGCCACAACTCTGGCTCAAACACGGCGATCATGTAATATGTGAAATTGATGGGTTAGGACGGCTCGAAAATCCAGTTATTTCAGATTGA
- a CDS encoding peptidylprolyl isomerase, whose amino-acid sequence MEDLKQANEKLNNENRSLKSSLNKAQNQIKRAGEIGGRMLFLVNQIRGVKARIATNMGDIELKFHPEKAPVHCLAFITRAESGFYDNTKFHRVIKNFMIQGGDPNSKDDDPSDDGMGGPLVHIPHEFNDTKHVPGILSMARVSDVSAGAGSQFFIMHGTAPNLDNQYTAFGEVTKGMDVVDSIAMAETAPGDRPVKSVVIKRIDVFR is encoded by the coding sequence ATGGAAGATTTAAAACAAGCCAATGAGAAGTTGAACAATGAGAATCGGTCTTTGAAAAGCTCGTTGAACAAAGCGCAAAACCAGATTAAGCGAGCTGGCGAGATCGGCGGCCGAATGCTATTTCTGGTAAATCAGATTCGGGGTGTGAAGGCGCGTATCGCGACAAATATGGGTGATATCGAATTGAAATTCCATCCCGAAAAAGCACCTGTTCATTGTCTGGCCTTCATCACCAGAGCAGAAAGCGGATTTTACGATAATACCAAGTTTCATCGCGTGATTAAAAATTTCATGATTCAGGGCGGCGATCCAAATTCAAAGGACGATGATCCGTCCGATGATGGAATGGGGGGACCTCTGGTGCATATCCCTCATGAATTTAATGATACAAAACATGTGCCGGGAATTCTTTCCATGGCTCGCGTTTCAGATGTGTCGGCTGGTGCCGGGTCACAATTTTTTATTATGCATGGGACGGCGCCTAATTTGGACAATCAATATACTGCCTTTGGAGAAGTGACAAAGGGAATGGATGTGGTTGACAGTATTGCAATGGCCGAAACCGCACCGGGGGATCGGCCTGTAAAATCTGTGGTGATCAAGCGCATAGATGTGTTTCGATAG
- the tmk gene encoding dTMP kinase has protein sequence MSGLFISFEGIDKSGTSTLASLLVDHLRSSGRDVVPTYEPGSTELGGEIRHLVLDWKPQGEIDATAEMFLFAADRAQHVNEVIRPSLDANKVVISDRYVDSTLAYQGYGRGLSLNDLRMIQNVATGGLMPAITIWLDVDLQTARKRGWGSGADRIEKEDEAFFQRVRRGFAAGYKSEPDRIFRVDGSQPISDVFEDVKKVVVDRMSAAK, from the coding sequence ATGTCCGGTCTTTTTATTTCATTTGAAGGCATTGATAAAAGCGGGACGAGTACCCTGGCCAGTTTGCTGGTTGATCATCTGCGGAGTAGCGGTCGCGATGTTGTACCTACTTATGAGCCAGGCAGTACAGAACTTGGAGGAGAAATTCGGCACCTGGTACTCGACTGGAAACCACAGGGCGAGATTGATGCAACTGCCGAGATGTTTTTATTTGCAGCAGATCGCGCACAGCATGTCAACGAAGTGATTCGGCCTTCGTTGGATGCAAACAAAGTGGTAATTTCAGATCGGTATGTCGATTCCACACTGGCTTATCAGGGCTATGGTCGCGGGTTGAGTCTCAATGATCTGAGAATGATTCAAAATGTGGCCACGGGTGGTTTGATGCCAGCTATCACGATCTGGTTAGATGTCGATTTACAGACTGCGCGAAAACGCGGTTGGGGGTCCGGGGCAGATCGCATTGAAAAGGAAGATGAAGCATTTTTTCAGAGGGTTCGGCGGGGTTTTGCCGCGGGATATAAATCGGAACCCGATCGCATTTTCAGGGTTGATGGCTCTCAGCCCATAAGCGATGTGTTTGAAGATGTTAAAAAGGTGGTTGTCGATCGAATGTCGGCGGCTAAATAA
- a CDS encoding helix-turn-helix transcriptional regulator, with protein sequence MRFGEIIKQARTGRFSQQALGETIGVWGTYIYQIEKGERIPSDDVCAYLAKALDLDPQRLLFLAYKERAQKTLEGRRLFSQMEKLMTDPVISQVIVNPKMLNAGIVKALQSPDIRKVLKNKQWCEALKASASTTDRDIPELIKIITQIPVQQWQVLLSTAKAFADIK encoded by the coding sequence ATGAGGTTTGGTGAAATAATAAAACAAGCTCGTACTGGGCGATTTAGCCAGCAGGCTTTGGGTGAAACTATTGGGGTGTGGGGCACTTATATCTATCAAATAGAAAAAGGCGAACGCATACCATCCGATGACGTGTGTGCGTATCTTGCAAAAGCACTCGATCTCGATCCTCAAAGGCTTCTTTTTTTGGCATATAAAGAACGCGCACAAAAAACGCTCGAAGGCCGCAGACTTTTTTCTCAGATGGAAAAGCTGATGACAGACCCGGTCATCAGCCAGGTAATTGTCAACCCCAAAATGCTCAATGCAGGCATTGTCAAAGCACTTCAGAGTCCCGATATTCGCAAGGTGCTCAAGAACAAGCAATGGTGCGAAGCCCTGAAGGCAAGTGCTTCAACCACAGACCGGGATATTCCCGAACTCATTAAGATCATCACCCAGATCCCCGTCCAACAATGGCAGGTATTGCTCAGTACAGCAAAAGCTTTTGCTGATATAAAATGA
- a CDS encoding sulfatase, with amino-acid sequence MKNIVLLITDTFRYDNLGERARRPIRTPMLDKFEAKRATAVDKFYMSSFPTVPHRTDIMTGTVGWPHYPWQPIDLSGRNITAQLLSEQGYATQLICDTPHLFNTRFQHCFDAAFQHRGQEGDKPLLHHNDEIKIVMPNEKTRPHPSYRGHTLPNTHRWTNRYYQYEAETFSGRTSETTIRWLEENYRSGPFFLWVDFFDPHEPWDPPEYLVKRYDPDYTGPPMIHPNYGLSSLFTDAELHNLWAHYAAEAELIDRHIGRVLQKVEDLELWDDTLVVVLSDHGMSIGEHSRTGKSNIDPDDSRYWPTYPEINHEMFLIAGGDVPCGQRLDLIAQPMDIMPTLCELAGVTLDPPKPFEGHSFTQALLNGDTQHREYAVTGCHIGAPDGSVPRRATTPFLVTERWGYAPVGEYGRPELFDLPADPIAENNIAADNIELVKELHELFMAHLTEHNAPEKFLDLWKEEPSGDGRGKWSIDYPDESDE; translated from the coding sequence ATGAAAAATATTGTTTTACTTATCACCGATACCTTTCGGTATGACAATCTCGGCGAGCGGGCGAGACGTCCGATTCGCACGCCAATGCTCGATAAATTTGAGGCAAAACGAGCGACGGCTGTTGACAAATTCTATATGAGTAGTTTCCCGACGGTACCGCACCGCACAGATATTATGACGGGAACAGTCGGGTGGCCCCACTACCCGTGGCAGCCAATCGATCTGAGCGGACGGAACATCACCGCACAACTTCTGAGTGAGCAGGGATACGCAACGCAGCTCATCTGTGACACCCCGCACCTGTTTAACACACGGTTCCAGCACTGTTTCGATGCCGCTTTCCAGCATCGTGGACAGGAAGGAGACAAACCGCTTCTCCACCACAACGATGAAATAAAAATCGTTATGCCGAATGAAAAGACGCGACCGCATCCATCATACCGCGGACACACCCTACCGAACACGCACCGCTGGACGAACCGCTACTACCAGTACGAGGCGGAAACGTTCTCCGGTAGGACTTCCGAGACTACAATTCGATGGTTGGAGGAAAACTACCGCTCGGGTCCCTTTTTCCTCTGGGTTGACTTCTTCGATCCACACGAACCGTGGGACCCACCTGAATACCTCGTCAAACGATACGATCCAGATTATACCGGTCCACCGATGATACATCCGAACTACGGTCTGTCGTCCCTCTTTACGGATGCGGAATTGCACAACCTCTGGGCACACTACGCAGCAGAGGCAGAACTCATTGACCGACACATCGGACGGGTTCTGCAGAAAGTGGAAGATCTGGAGTTATGGGATGATACCCTCGTCGTTGTGCTTTCCGACCACGGCATGTCCATCGGTGAACACAGTAGAACGGGTAAATCCAACATCGATCCAGACGATTCACGCTACTGGCCCACGTATCCAGAGATTAACCATGAGATGTTCCTGATTGCTGGTGGAGATGTTCCGTGCGGGCAACGCCTCGATCTTATCGCGCAACCGATGGATATTATGCCGACACTCTGTGAATTGGCTGGTGTTACCCTGGATCCACCCAAACCATTTGAGGGACATTCCTTCACACAGGCTCTCCTTAACGGTGATACACAACACAGGGAATACGCCGTAACAGGTTGCCATATCGGCGCACCGGATGGGAGTGTACCACGTCGAGCAACAACGCCTTTCCTCGTCACCGAACGCTGGGGATACGCACCTGTCGGTGAATACGGAAGACCGGAACTGTTCGACCTGCCCGCAGACCCCATAGCGGAGAACAACATCGCTGCGGATAACATAGAACTCGTCAAGGAATTGCATGAACTCTTTATGGCGCATCTCACGGAACATAATGCGCCTGAGAAGTTCCTTGATCTCTGGAAGGAAGAACCCTCCGGCGACGGACGCGGCAAATGGTCGATCGACTATCCTGACGAGTCAGATGAATAG
- the mnmE gene encoding tRNA uridine-5-carboxymethylaminomethyl(34) synthesis GTPase MnmE translates to MSDNDTIAAIATAPGEGAIGIIRLSGPDAIPIGERLFRGKTPLSHLPSRQLSFGHLYIHDREFDKILISVMRAPNSFTGEDTVEFNCHGGPFLLRRIMEAIFREGARPAGSGEFTRRAFLNGKMDLSQAEAVSDMITAKSDLSLQSAFFQLRGGLHRRFVKMAESIRQAAMLLEANLDFSEDVEIDFEMIKPPLSQALEHIEDLILSYDRGKIIREGAVITLAGQPNVGKSSLLNRLLEEDRAIVTDIPGTTRDTIEEQIDLDGITVTLVDTAGIRDTDDPVEREGTRRSQQFIERATIVLYIVDGSLPPSCADLDHISRYDHTFLVLNKSDLNIHTGWESIPSLHPQVVLSAKTGDGISSLRDRLRESLLGKSDLPEEIVTRERHVLALQQASTGLSQALQSLEFGNPGEIIAMDLRVALDALAAIIGETTPDDVLDRIFKTFCIGK, encoded by the coding sequence ATGTCCGACAACGACACCATCGCGGCAATCGCTACTGCGCCAGGTGAAGGTGCAATTGGCATCATTAGACTCAGCGGACCAGATGCCATCCCAATTGGAGAACGTCTCTTCAGAGGCAAAACCCCCCTCAGCCACCTTCCTTCTCGCCAACTTTCTTTTGGACATCTCTACATTCATGATCGGGAATTTGATAAAATCCTGATCTCGGTCATGCGTGCTCCCAATTCCTTTACCGGTGAAGATACTGTTGAATTTAACTGCCATGGGGGACCTTTTCTCCTCAGACGGATTATGGAAGCAATTTTTCGTGAAGGTGCTCGACCGGCTGGGTCTGGAGAATTTACCAGACGAGCTTTTCTCAATGGTAAAATGGATCTCTCACAGGCCGAAGCAGTTTCTGATATGATCACCGCGAAATCCGATCTGAGCCTCCAATCTGCTTTTTTTCAACTCCGCGGTGGGCTTCATCGCCGTTTCGTAAAAATGGCAGAGTCTATTCGTCAGGCAGCTATGCTTCTTGAAGCTAATTTAGACTTTTCCGAGGATGTAGAGATAGATTTCGAGATGATTAAGCCACCGCTCTCGCAGGCTTTAGAGCATATTGAAGATCTCATTCTTTCGTATGACCGCGGAAAAATTATTCGTGAAGGTGCTGTCATCACCCTTGCAGGGCAACCCAATGTGGGAAAATCCAGCCTTCTCAACCGGCTCCTTGAAGAAGACCGCGCGATTGTTACAGATATTCCAGGTACGACTCGAGACACAATTGAAGAGCAAATTGATCTCGATGGGATTACTGTTACACTGGTTGACACTGCTGGTATTCGCGACACTGATGACCCGGTGGAAAGAGAAGGCACGCGCCGGTCTCAACAATTCATAGAACGCGCAACCATTGTTCTCTATATTGTAGATGGATCGCTTCCCCCGTCTTGCGCGGATCTGGACCATATCAGTCGTTATGATCACACGTTTCTCGTTCTCAATAAGAGCGATTTGAATATTCATACCGGTTGGGAAAGCATTCCGTCTCTCCATCCTCAGGTAGTTCTTTCAGCCAAAACAGGCGATGGAATCTCCTCTTTGCGGGATCGCCTTCGTGAGAGTCTCCTGGGAAAAAGCGACCTGCCCGAAGAAATCGTTACCAGAGAACGGCATGTTCTCGCGCTTCAACAGGCATCGACAGGACTCTCTCAGGCACTTCAAAGCCTTGAATTCGGCAATCCTGGAGAAATTATTGCCATGGATCTCCGCGTTGCACTGGACGCGCTTGCCGCGATTATTGGAGAGACTACTCCGGATGATGTTCTCGATCGAATCTTCAAAACCTTTTGCATTGGCAAATAA